A stretch of the Hydra vulgaris chromosome 09, alternate assembly HydraT2T_AEP genome encodes the following:
- the LOC124811124 gene encoding uncharacterized protein LOC124811124 isoform X2: protein MFTFIITLIFFHFSTILPQHIVEIRYWPLPPYIFDENNKTTGMLVKFIEKMDIYCENAYNFKMVPQFKKVAESRKDFLKLTNNISDTSSDELLIWGPYISSQTTGELNKQYKDQKYTAIEFFKGTNIIVVVNKNQIYILNKIFNAFNENYVVVIILLLISAYTGILIWLIEHRENSEFNSSFYRGAGTGVWWSFVTLMTVGYGDVIPKKLFGRVLAVIYIIFGVLNCNLMTALITDSIFGESGISILNKNVSVFKDSAEKRLALNDFNATVTESESYEEVIQNVRKGKVFAALMKENVAAWIKPSILVKSKTNNVELAVVSRFKREFSINFIVTQSDILKEYTSCYKAFEEEQYTVPENMFKKLLKIETVYFPTWYESFYNIYFQMLLGVVCCVVIASILFELRTRKMKRKKIYITAE from the coding sequence ATGTTCACTTTCATTATAACactgatattttttcatttttcaaccATTTTACCACAACACATAGTAGAGATAAGATATTGGCCATTGCCTCCgtatatttttgatgaaaacaacaaaacaactGGAATGCTTGTcaagtttatagaaaaaatggaCATATATTGTGAAAACgcatacaattttaaaatggtgcctcagtttaaaaaagttgctgaatctcgaaaagattttttaaaactaacaaaCAATATTTCTGATACCTCATCCGATGAGTTATTGATTTGGGGACCCTATATTTCCAGTCAAACAACAGGTGAGCTAAACAAACAATACAAAGACCAGAAATACACAGCGATTGAATTTTTCAAAGGGACTAACATAATTGTTGTAGTTAATAAAAACcaaatctatattttaaataaaattttcaatgcttttaaCGAAAACTATGTGgttgttataattttacttttaatatctGCTTATACTGGAATTTTGATATGGTTAATTGAGCATCGTGAAAACTCAGAATTTAATTCATCTTTTTATAGAGGAGCTGGAACTGGTGTTTGGTGGAGTTTTGTAACTCTTATGACTGTTGGCTATGGAGATGTTATACCGAAAAAGTTATTTGGTCGAGTTTTAGCtgtaatttacattatttttggAGTTCTTAATTGTAACCTAATGACGGCTTTAATTACTGATTCTATATTTGGAGAATCTGGAATCAGCATTCTcaacaaaaatgtttcagtGTTTAAAGATTCAGCAGAAAAAAGATTAGCGTTAAATGATTTCAATGCAACGGTTACGGAATCCGAATCTTATGAAGAAGTAATTCAAAACGTGCGCAAAGGCAAGGTATTTGCTGCACTCATGAAAGAAAATGTGGCAGCGTGGATTAAACCATCAATTTTAGTGAAATCAAAAACTAACAATGTTGAATTAGCAGTTGTTTCAAGGTTTAAAAgagaattttcaataaattttatagtgacGCAAAGTGATATTCTTAAAGAATATACATCGTGCTACAAAGCTTTTGAAGAAGAACAATATACTGTTCCAGAAAATATGTTTAAGAAACTTCTGAAAATAGAAACGGTATACTTTCCAACTTGGTATGAAAGtttctataatatttatttccaaATGTTACTAGGAGTCGTGTGTTGCGTTGTTATTGCTTCAATTCTATTTGAATTAAGAACACGAAAAATGAAgagaaagaaaatttatattacagCTGAATAA